A window of Anolis sagrei isolate rAnoSag1 chromosome 13, rAnoSag1.mat, whole genome shotgun sequence contains these coding sequences:
- the CTNNBIP1 gene encoding beta-catenin-interacting protein 1 has translation MNREGVPGKSPEEMYIQQKVRVLLMLRKMGSNLTTSEEEFLRTYAGVVNSQLSQLPQHSIDQGAEDGVMAFSRSETEDRRQ, from the exons ATGAACCGTGAGGGCGTCCCCGGGAAGAGTCCGGAGGAGATGTATATACAACAGAAAGTCAGAGTCCTGCTTATGCTTAGGAAGATGGGGTCCAAT TTAACCACCAGTGAGGAAGAGTTTTTACGGACGTACGCAGGGGTAGTGAATAGCCAACTTAGCCAACTTCCTCAGCATTCTATTGATCAGG GTGCTGAAGATGGGGTGATGGCGTTTTCCAGATCAGAGACCGAAGATCGAAGGCAGTAA